Proteins from one Listeria innocua genomic window:
- the polX gene encoding DNA polymerase/3'-5' exonuclease PolX has protein sequence MATNKKEIIRLLEEIATYMELKGENSFKISAFRKAAQAIELDSRSLAEIEDFTKISGIGKTTGEIIQRYLDSGECPELVELKKEVPAGLVPLLDVPGLGGKKLSRLYHELGVVDKDTLLKEARNGHIEALKGFGKKSAEKMAEAVREMGERPDRYPLNDVLPIIQKVEDYLASIDTIATFARAGSLRRLRETVKDLDYVIATEKPEDVQKALLEFPLITDVIGAGETKVSAVLEDNITISVDFRLVEKKAFATTLHHFTGSKDHNIKMRQLAKQSNEKISEYGVEQEDGSMRHFESEETFFKHFHIPFLPPEVRRDGTEIERVTKDTKFLELSDIRGDLHMHTTWSDGAYAIPEMIEACIAKGYEYMVITDHGKFLRVANGLDEKRLLEQQAEIKKVAANYPEIDVYSGVEMDILADGSLDFDDDTLKQLDFVIASIHSSFQQSEEEIMKRLKTACENPYVRLIAHPTGRIVVKRKPYHVNMKELIKLAKNTGTALELNANPQRLDLNREHLEMAHAAGVPIAINTDAHDTKHLDFMSIGVRAATKAWLDKSAILNTKSAAEFKQFLQNK, from the coding sequence ATGGCTACGAATAAAAAAGAAATCATTCGTTTACTTGAGGAAATCGCCACTTATATGGAATTAAAAGGAGAAAATAGCTTTAAAATATCGGCTTTCCGAAAAGCCGCGCAAGCAATTGAACTAGATAGCAGAAGTCTGGCGGAAATTGAAGACTTTACTAAGATTAGCGGTATTGGAAAAACGACGGGTGAGATTATTCAACGCTATTTGGACAGCGGCGAATGCCCAGAACTCGTGGAACTAAAAAAAGAAGTGCCAGCTGGCCTCGTTCCACTTTTAGATGTACCAGGGCTTGGTGGTAAAAAATTATCACGTCTTTACCATGAATTAGGCGTAGTAGATAAAGATACATTACTTAAAGAAGCTCGGAACGGTCACATTGAAGCATTAAAAGGTTTCGGTAAAAAGTCTGCGGAAAAAATGGCAGAAGCAGTGCGCGAAATGGGCGAACGACCTGATAGATACCCACTAAATGATGTGTTACCAATCATTCAAAAAGTAGAAGATTATCTTGCTAGCATAGACACAATTGCAACCTTTGCTCGAGCAGGCAGTTTACGTAGATTACGAGAAACAGTCAAAGATTTGGATTACGTTATTGCTACTGAAAAACCAGAAGACGTTCAAAAAGCATTACTAGAATTTCCTCTGATTACAGATGTTATTGGGGCAGGGGAAACCAAAGTATCAGCTGTTCTAGAAGATAACATTACAATTTCAGTAGATTTTCGCTTAGTAGAAAAGAAAGCTTTTGCAACAACTTTGCACCATTTTACTGGTTCCAAAGATCATAATATCAAAATGCGCCAATTAGCTAAACAATCGAACGAAAAAATCAGTGAATATGGTGTGGAGCAAGAAGATGGAAGTATGCGTCACTTTGAATCAGAAGAAACGTTCTTTAAACACTTTCATATTCCATTTTTACCTCCAGAAGTACGGCGCGACGGTACAGAAATTGAACGGGTGACAAAAGATACGAAATTCCTCGAGTTAAGTGATATTCGCGGTGATTTACACATGCATACAACTTGGTCGGATGGAGCTTACGCGATTCCTGAGATGATTGAAGCTTGTATCGCTAAAGGTTATGAGTACATGGTAATTACCGATCACGGAAAATTTTTACGAGTAGCCAATGGTCTGGATGAGAAGAGATTACTTGAGCAACAGGCAGAAATTAAAAAAGTAGCTGCTAATTATCCAGAAATTGACGTTTATTCTGGCGTTGAAATGGATATTTTAGCAGATGGCTCTCTGGACTTTGATGATGACACTTTAAAACAGTTAGATTTCGTTATCGCATCGATTCATTCCAGTTTCCAACAATCAGAAGAAGAGATTATGAAACGACTAAAAACAGCCTGTGAAAATCCATATGTGCGTCTGATTGCTCATCCAACAGGTAGAATTGTCGTGAAAAGAAAACCATATCATGTTAATATGAAAGAACTAATCAAACTAGCAAAAAATACAGGTACTGCGCTAGAATTAAATGCTAATCCACAGCGCCTTGATTTAAATCGGGAGCATTTAGAAATGGCCCATGCAGCAGGCGTGCCTATCGCAATTAATACGGATGCGCACGATACGAAACATCTTGATTTTATGTCGATCGGAGTCCGTGCTGCAACGAAAGCTTGGCTAGATAAATCTGCAATCTTGAATACAAAATCAGCCGCAGAATTCAAACAATTTTTACAGAATAAATAA
- a CDS encoding YslB family protein: protein MVIMVYESEVSEMTENEQNNYEEKALVPSFGLDVLRDYLIPEILGDEAPHIMYWAGKDLARKFPLESMEEIREFFEEASFGTLSILKEKKDELRLLLEGDMVVSRFRTQENPTFKLEAGFIAEQLQTQKKLYTESYDEIDKRKKQVTIIVKWDRKETIDNEERY from the coding sequence TTGGTTATAATGGTGTATGAAAGTGAGGTATCCGAAATGACAGAAAATGAACAGAATAATTACGAGGAAAAAGCACTCGTTCCAAGTTTTGGATTAGATGTACTGCGAGATTATTTAATTCCTGAAATCCTTGGAGATGAAGCGCCTCACATTATGTACTGGGCTGGGAAAGACTTAGCGCGTAAATTCCCACTTGAATCCATGGAAGAGATAAGAGAATTCTTTGAAGAAGCCTCTTTTGGGACACTTAGTATTTTAAAGGAAAAGAAAGATGAGTTGCGTTTACTTTTAGAAGGTGACATGGTTGTTTCGCGGTTCCGTACACAAGAAAATCCAACTTTTAAATTGGAAGCTGGTTTTATCGCAGAGCAATTACAAACACAGAAGAAGCTCTATACAGAAAGTTACGATGAAATAGATAAACGTAAAAAACAAGTGACGATTATCGTTAAATGGGATCGTAAAGAAACGATTGATAACGAAGAACGGTACTAA
- the trxA gene encoding thioredoxin has product MVKEITDATFEQETSEGLVLTDFWATWCGPCRMVAPVLEEIQEERGEALKIVKMDVDENPETPGSFGVMSIPTLLIKKDGEVVETIIGYRPKEELDEVINKYV; this is encoded by the coding sequence ATGGTAAAAGAAATTACAGATGCAACATTTGAACAAGAAACTAGCGAAGGCTTAGTATTAACAGATTTCTGGGCAACATGGTGTGGTCCTTGCCGCATGGTGGCTCCAGTTTTAGAAGAAATACAAGAAGAACGCGGCGAAGCACTTAAAATCGTCAAAATGGACGTAGATGAAAACCCAGAAACACCTGGAAGCTTTGGTGTTATGAGTATTCCAACACTTCTTATTAAAAAAGACGGCGAAGTAGTAGAAACAATTATCGGCTACCGTCCAAAAGAAGAACTGGATGAAGTCATCAACAAATACGTTTAA
- a CDS encoding XTP/dITP diphosphatase, with protein sequence MSKIIIATANKGKAKEFEKIFAKFNIEVATLADFPEIGEIEETGTTFAENAALKAETVASLLNQTVIADDSGLIVDALNGAPGVYSARYAGVAHDDAKNNEKLLKNLEGVEPAKRTARFHCTLAVATPSEKTSFYTGEVEGIIAEQLCGTNGFGYDPLFFLPEFGLTMAEIPAEKKNEISHRANAIKQLEKDLAEVVEKVTKK encoded by the coding sequence ATGAGTAAAATTATTATTGCCACCGCAAATAAAGGAAAAGCAAAAGAATTCGAAAAAATCTTTGCGAAGTTTAATATCGAAGTTGCTACCCTTGCTGATTTTCCAGAAATTGGTGAAATTGAAGAAACAGGCACGACCTTTGCTGAAAATGCTGCTCTTAAAGCAGAAACGGTCGCTAGCTTGCTAAATCAAACAGTTATTGCTGATGATTCAGGTTTAATTGTAGACGCGCTTAACGGAGCTCCTGGTGTCTATTCTGCACGCTATGCTGGGGTCGCTCATGATGATGCAAAAAATAATGAAAAACTACTTAAAAATTTAGAAGGCGTAGAACCAGCAAAAAGAACCGCTCGTTTCCACTGTACACTTGCTGTAGCTACACCCTCTGAGAAAACAAGCTTCTATACAGGAGAGGTAGAAGGCATTATCGCAGAACAACTATGCGGTACAAACGGCTTCGGTTATGATCCACTATTTTTCTTACCAGAATTCGGTCTTACAATGGCAGAAATTCCAGCAGAGAAAAAGAATGAAATCAGCCACCGAGCTAATGCTATTAAACAGCTAGAAAAAGATTTAGCAGAAGTTGTAGAAAAAGTTACTAAAAAGTGA
- a CDS encoding endonuclease MutS2, with protein sequence MEKKVEAILEFDKIKKQLAEFASSSLGEQAIYELAPATDFQVVQKAQLETEEGAKIIRLRGSAPITGLTDVFAHLKRLEIGGDLNGLEIYQIGSNLRVSRQMKNFMNDLLEIGVEIPLLGALSDELLVLKDVEEDIAISIDESGKILDTASEALSSIRRTLRRTEDRVREKLESYLRDRNASKMLSDAVITIRNDRYVIPVKQEYKGHYGGIVHDQSASGQTLFIEPQSVVDLNNERKALQAKEKQEIERILAEISASLAGWINEIHHNTFILGRFDFILAKARFGKALKAVTPHLSDTGIVHLIAARHPLLDAVKVVANDIYLGEDFSTIVITGPNTGGKTITLKTLGLLTLMAQSGLQIPAQEDSTIAVFENVFADIGDEQSIEQSLSTFSSHMTNIVSILEKVNHKSLILYDELGAGTDPQEGAALAIAILDASHKKGASVVATTHYPELKAYGYNRAHATNASVEFNVETLSPTYKLLIGVPGRSNAFDISRRLGLSESIITEARSLVDTESADLNDMISSLEEKRNLAEREYEEARELARGADALLKDLQKEITNYYQQKDKLLEQANEKAAGIVEKAETEAEEIIHELRTMQLNGAAGIKEHELIDAKTRLGKAKPKTINKAIPKAPKQKPHVFQAGDNVRVLSLGQKGTLLNKISDKEWNVQIGIIKMKIKTTDLEYIEPEKPKKQRIITSVHSSDSPAKSELDLRGERYEDAIQKVDKYLDEALLAGYPQVAIIHGKGTGALRTGVTEYLKNHRMVKSIRFGAAAEGGNGVTIVEFK encoded by the coding sequence ATGGAAAAAAAAGTAGAAGCCATTTTAGAATTTGATAAAATAAAAAAACAACTTGCTGAATTTGCTTCTTCCTCACTAGGGGAGCAAGCGATTTATGAACTTGCTCCAGCTACAGATTTTCAAGTCGTACAAAAAGCGCAACTTGAAACAGAAGAAGGAGCCAAAATTATTCGTTTGCGGGGAAGCGCGCCAATTACTGGTCTAACAGATGTTTTTGCACATTTGAAACGTCTAGAGATTGGTGGCGATTTAAACGGGCTAGAAATCTACCAAATTGGTAGTAACTTGCGTGTAAGCCGCCAAATGAAAAACTTTATGAACGATTTACTAGAAATTGGCGTCGAAATACCATTACTCGGCGCACTTTCTGATGAACTTTTAGTATTAAAAGATGTAGAAGAAGATATTGCCATTTCAATAGATGAAAGTGGGAAAATATTAGATACAGCTAGTGAAGCGCTTAGCTCGATTCGTCGTACTTTGCGCCGGACAGAAGACCGCGTGCGTGAAAAGCTAGAATCTTATTTACGTGATCGCAACGCTTCAAAAATGCTAAGTGATGCGGTTATTACGATTCGAAATGATCGCTATGTTATCCCCGTGAAACAAGAATATAAAGGACATTACGGCGGCATCGTTCATGACCAGTCTGCATCCGGTCAAACGCTCTTCATTGAGCCACAAAGCGTGGTTGATTTAAATAATGAACGCAAAGCCCTTCAAGCGAAAGAAAAACAAGAAATCGAACGTATCCTAGCTGAAATTTCTGCTTCATTAGCTGGCTGGATTAATGAGATTCATCATAATACCTTTATTCTGGGTCGTTTTGATTTCATTCTCGCAAAAGCTCGATTTGGGAAAGCTCTGAAAGCCGTAACGCCACATTTGAGCGATACTGGAATCGTTCATTTAATAGCAGCCAGACATCCGCTTTTAGATGCTGTGAAAGTTGTTGCTAACGATATTTATTTAGGTGAAGATTTTAGTACGATTGTTATTACTGGTCCAAATACAGGTGGTAAAACAATTACATTAAAAACATTAGGCTTACTAACCTTGATGGCGCAATCAGGCTTACAAATCCCAGCCCAAGAAGATTCGACTATCGCTGTTTTTGAAAACGTATTTGCTGATATTGGCGATGAACAATCCATTGAACAAAGCTTAAGTACTTTCTCGTCCCATATGACAAACATTGTTTCGATCTTAGAAAAAGTAAATCATAAATCACTTATTTTATATGATGAGCTCGGAGCTGGTACGGATCCGCAGGAAGGAGCAGCACTCGCTATTGCCATTCTTGATGCAAGTCACAAAAAAGGTGCAAGTGTTGTTGCAACGACTCACTATCCTGAACTAAAAGCTTATGGCTATAACCGAGCACATGCAACCAATGCTTCCGTTGAATTTAATGTTGAAACACTTAGTCCAACATACAAACTACTCATTGGCGTACCCGGACGAAGCAATGCATTTGATATTTCACGCCGCCTTGGTTTAAGTGAAAGTATCATCACAGAAGCAAGAAGCCTCGTTGATACTGAAAGTGCAGACTTAAATGACATGATTTCAAGTCTAGAAGAAAAACGAAATCTAGCAGAAAGAGAATATGAAGAAGCGCGCGAACTAGCTCGTGGTGCCGATGCTCTTTTAAAAGATTTACAAAAAGAAATTACCAATTATTATCAACAAAAAGATAAATTACTCGAACAAGCAAACGAAAAAGCTGCTGGAATCGTAGAAAAAGCCGAAACAGAAGCCGAAGAAATTATCCACGAACTGCGCACAATGCAATTAAACGGGGCAGCGGGAATCAAAGAACATGAACTAATCGATGCTAAAACAAGACTTGGAAAAGCTAAGCCAAAAACAATTAACAAAGCTATTCCAAAAGCACCAAAACAAAAACCACATGTTTTCCAAGCTGGCGACAATGTTCGCGTCCTATCTCTTGGCCAAAAAGGCACACTTTTAAACAAAATTAGTGATAAAGAATGGAACGTCCAAATCGGCATCATCAAAATGAAAATCAAAACGACCGATTTAGAATATATCGAGCCAGAAAAACCGAAAAAACAACGCATTATCACATCTGTTCATAGTAGTGACTCACCAGCAAAAAGTGAACTCGATTTACGCGGTGAACGCTACGAAGACGCTATTCAAAAAGTGGATAAATACCTTGATGAAGCATTGCTCGCAGGATACCCTCAAGTAGCAATTATTCATGGTAAAGGTACTGGCGCGCTTAGAACAGGCGTCACGGAATATTTGAAGAATCATCGTATGGTTAAATCCATCCGTTTCGGAGCCGCAGCAGAAGGCGGGAACGGCGTAACAATCGTTGAGTTCAAGTAA
- the rph gene encoding ribonuclease PH: protein MRFDGREKNALREIEVTPDYLMHPEGSVLIASGNTKVICSASVETKVPPFMRGEGRGWISAEYSMLPRATNTRNIRESSKGKVTGRTMEIQRLIGRALRAVVDLDALGERTIWLDCDVIQADGGTRTASITGAFIAMVMAIAKLDEEVPFTKFPVKDFLAATSVGVLEEGGTVLDLNYVEDSAAQVDMNIIMTGSGAFVELQGTGEEATFSEAELAELIALGKKGISELIEIQKETLGDKITARIKGE, encoded by the coding sequence ATGAGATTTGATGGAAGAGAAAAGAATGCATTACGAGAAATCGAAGTAACACCTGATTACTTAATGCACCCAGAAGGTTCTGTTTTAATCGCATCAGGAAATACAAAAGTTATCTGTTCTGCAAGTGTAGAAACAAAAGTACCACCATTTATGCGCGGGGAAGGTCGTGGCTGGATATCTGCTGAATATTCCATGTTACCACGAGCAACGAATACACGTAATATCCGCGAATCTTCTAAAGGAAAAGTAACTGGAAGAACAATGGAAATTCAACGTTTAATTGGACGGGCTTTACGTGCCGTGGTTGACTTAGACGCACTTGGTGAACGAACAATTTGGTTAGACTGTGATGTTATCCAAGCAGACGGAGGAACACGCACAGCCTCTATTACTGGCGCATTTATTGCAATGGTCATGGCGATTGCAAAACTAGATGAAGAAGTTCCGTTCACGAAATTTCCTGTCAAAGATTTTCTTGCAGCTACAAGTGTTGGCGTTTTAGAAGAAGGCGGAACAGTACTTGACCTTAACTACGTAGAAGATAGCGCGGCACAAGTCGATATGAATATCATTATGACTGGTAGCGGAGCCTTTGTAGAACTCCAAGGAACAGGCGAAGAAGCTACTTTTTCAGAAGCCGAACTTGCTGAACTAATCGCTCTAGGTAAAAAAGGAATAAGCGAACTAATCGAAATCCAAAAAGAAACACTCGGCGACAAAATCACAGCGCGGATTAAAGGAGAATAA
- a CDS encoding aspartate kinase, which yields MGLVVLKFGGTSVSTVDKIGKTADQAIYEKKQGNKVIVVVSAMGKSTDKLVAMAEEISEAPDKREMDMLLSTGEQITIALLAMTLKEKGHDAISYTGWQAGIETEAVHSNARIADIDSARIESALEAGQIVIVAGFQGITTDGEITTLGRGGSDTTAVAIASALKAEKCAICTDVVGVFTTDPRYVKKAQKLEQLTYDEMLELANLGAGVLHPRSVEYAKNFRIPLEVRASHELEPGTMIEEDLTMENTKVVRGIAFEDQITRVTIHWKQKEAMRVSKVFTKLAENNIDVDIIIQGITGLGHGNLSFTIKTSELLATLAVLEESKELLQIEKLESEQELAKVSIVGSGMVSNPGVAAKMFEALTENNIPIKMISTSEIKVSTVVPARKMVEAAQVLHDQFELDK from the coding sequence TTGGGACTAGTAGTATTAAAATTTGGCGGAACCTCTGTTAGCACCGTAGATAAAATCGGAAAAACAGCAGATCAAGCCATTTACGAGAAAAAACAAGGGAATAAAGTCATTGTCGTCGTTTCCGCGATGGGTAAATCAACCGACAAATTAGTAGCGATGGCAGAAGAAATCAGTGAAGCTCCAGACAAGCGAGAAATGGATATGTTACTTTCCACCGGCGAACAAATCACGATTGCTTTACTTGCGATGACTTTAAAAGAAAAAGGACATGATGCTATTTCTTATACAGGATGGCAAGCAGGAATTGAAACAGAAGCAGTACATAGTAACGCAAGAATTGCTGATATTGATAGCGCGCGCATTGAGTCTGCACTTGAAGCTGGGCAAATTGTTATTGTTGCAGGGTTCCAAGGTATAACTACAGACGGCGAAATTACTACACTCGGCAGGGGTGGCTCTGATACGACCGCAGTAGCAATCGCATCCGCTTTAAAAGCAGAAAAATGTGCTATTTGTACAGATGTTGTTGGCGTATTCACAACAGATCCCCGTTACGTTAAAAAAGCCCAAAAACTAGAACAACTCACCTATGATGAAATGCTAGAATTAGCCAATCTCGGTGCTGGAGTTTTACATCCACGCTCCGTTGAATATGCGAAAAATTTCCGAATTCCGCTTGAAGTAAGAGCGAGTCATGAACTAGAACCAGGTACAATGATTGAGGAGGATTTAACAATGGAAAATACCAAAGTAGTCCGCGGAATTGCTTTTGAAGATCAAATTACTCGTGTAACCATTCACTGGAAACAAAAAGAAGCGATGCGCGTTTCAAAAGTTTTTACTAAACTAGCAGAAAATAACATTGATGTAGATATTATCATTCAAGGCATCACAGGTCTTGGTCACGGCAACTTATCCTTCACCATTAAAACAAGCGAACTATTAGCTACTCTAGCTGTTTTAGAAGAAAGTAAAGAACTACTTCAAATCGAAAAACTAGAATCCGAGCAGGAACTAGCGAAAGTATCCATTGTTGGTTCTGGCATGGTAAGTAACCCTGGAGTCGCTGCAAAAATGTTTGAAGCTTTAACTGAAAATAATATCCCAATAAAAATGATTAGCACTTCAGAAATCAAAGTTTCGACGGTTGTTCCCGCACGTAAAATGGTAGAAGCAGCACAAGTTTTACATGACCAATTTGAATTAGATAAATAA
- the racE gene encoding glutamate racemase, whose translation MKQAIGFIDSGVGGLTVVREVLKQLPHEQVYYLGDTARCPYGPRDKEEVAQFTWEMTNFLVDRGIKMLVIACNTATAAALYDIREKLDIPVIGVIQPGSRAALKATRNNKIGVLGTLGTVESMAYPTALKGLNRRVEVDSLACPKFVSVVESGEYKSAIAKKVVAESLLPLKSTKIDTVILGCTHYPLLKPIIENFMGDGVAVINSGEETASEVSALLDYHNLLDATDDEIEHRFFTTGSTQIFKDIAKDWLNMPDMTVEHIKLGK comes from the coding sequence GTGAAACAAGCTATAGGCTTTATCGATTCGGGAGTAGGCGGTTTGACAGTAGTGCGTGAAGTACTAAAGCAGCTACCCCATGAACAAGTATATTATTTAGGTGATACCGCACGTTGCCCTTATGGACCACGCGACAAAGAAGAAGTAGCTCAGTTTACTTGGGAAATGACCAATTTTCTCGTAGATCGTGGCATCAAAATGCTCGTTATTGCATGTAATACTGCAACAGCAGCAGCACTATATGACATTCGTGAAAAACTGGATATTCCTGTTATTGGAGTTATTCAACCTGGCTCAAGAGCAGCTCTTAAAGCAACAAGAAACAACAAAATTGGCGTATTAGGAACGCTTGGCACAGTCGAAAGCATGGCTTACCCAACAGCGCTTAAAGGACTAAACCGCCGAGTAGAAGTAGATTCACTCGCATGTCCGAAATTTGTATCCGTTGTAGAATCTGGCGAGTATAAAAGCGCCATTGCAAAAAAAGTTGTAGCCGAATCGCTCTTACCACTGAAAAGTACCAAGATTGATACGGTGATTTTGGGTTGCACACATTACCCACTTTTAAAACCAATTATCGAAAACTTTATGGGAGATGGCGTTGCGGTCATTAACTCCGGCGAAGAAACTGCTAGCGAAGTCAGTGCTTTACTGGATTACCATAATTTATTAGATGCGACAGACGATGAAATTGAACATCGTTTTTTCACCACTGGTTCCACACAAATTTTCAAAGATATTGCAAAAGACTGGTTAAATATGCCAGATATGACAGTAGAACATATAAAATTAGGAAAATAA
- a CDS encoding metallophosphoesterase yields the protein MKLLVVSDSHSERDCLIHLKEKYENTVDAMIHCGDSELEADDPAIQGFHTVRGNCDFGGGFPNDWVGEVDGYRIFTTHGHLYNIKMTLMNLRYRARELNADFAFFGHSHELGVDMLDDTIILNPGSISLPRGRIRIKTYALIDSTPEGIKVRFMDRDDNELTDLTQVFPLTKHN from the coding sequence ATGAAATTATTAGTAGTTAGCGACAGCCACTCAGAACGTGACTGCTTAATCCATCTTAAAGAAAAATACGAAAATACAGTCGATGCCATGATTCATTGTGGGGATTCTGAATTAGAAGCTGATGATCCAGCGATTCAAGGATTTCATACTGTTCGAGGCAACTGTGATTTTGGCGGAGGCTTTCCAAATGATTGGGTAGGGGAAGTGGATGGCTATCGTATATTCACCACACACGGACATCTTTATAACATCAAAATGACACTTATGAACTTACGCTACCGAGCTCGCGAATTAAACGCTGATTTCGCATTCTTTGGTCATTCTCATGAACTAGGCGTTGATATGCTAGATGACACCATCATTTTAAACCCAGGAAGCATTTCCTTACCAAGAGGTCGCATTCGCATTAAAACATACGCACTCATCGACTCTACACCAGAAGGAATCAAAGTTCGCTTCATGGATCGTGACGATAACGAACTAACTGACCTAACACAAGTTTTTCCTTTAACAAAGCACAACTAG
- the uvrC gene encoding excinuclease ABC subunit UvrC, whose product MSSEHIQNKLALLPDQPGCYLMKDRQGTIIYVGKAKVLKNRVRSYFSGTHDSKTQRLVQEIVDFEYIVTSSNVEALLLEINLIKKHDPRFNIRLKDDKTYPFIKITNERHPRLIITRQVKKDKGKYFGPYPNVYAANEVKRILDRLYPLRKCSTLPNKVCLYYHLGQCLAPCVFDVEASKYKEMQDEIVAFLNGGYKTVKNDLMKKMQEAAENMEFEKAGEFRDQINAIETTMEKQKMMMNDFVDRDVFGYAIDKGWMCVQVFFIRQGKLIERDVSQFPFYNDADEDFLTFIGQFYQKANHIPPKEIYLPDDVDSEAVQAVVPDTKIIVPQRGNKKELVKLAYKNAKIALNEKFMLLERNEERTVGAVERLGEAMGIPTPSRVEAFDNSNIHGTDPVSAMVTFLDGKPSKNDYRKYKIKTVEGPDDYATMREVIRRRYWRVLKEGLPMPDLILIDGGKGQIDSAKDVLTNELGLDIPVAGLAKDDKHRTSQLLFGDPLEIVPLERNSQEFYLLQRMQDEVHRFAITFHRQLRSKTGFQSILDGIPGVGPGRKKKLLKHFGSMKKLKEASVEEIKEAGVPLNVAEEVHKHITAFNEKAKNTEQK is encoded by the coding sequence ATGTCTTCTGAACATATCCAAAATAAATTAGCGCTTCTGCCGGACCAACCTGGTTGTTATTTGATGAAAGATAGACAAGGAACAATTATTTATGTTGGGAAAGCAAAAGTGTTGAAAAATCGCGTGCGTTCGTATTTTTCAGGTACGCACGATAGTAAAACGCAACGTCTAGTCCAAGAAATTGTGGACTTTGAATATATCGTAACTTCATCCAACGTAGAAGCATTGCTACTTGAAATTAATTTGATAAAAAAACATGACCCACGCTTCAATATTCGCTTAAAAGACGATAAAACTTATCCGTTCATTAAAATTACAAACGAACGACATCCGCGACTAATTATTACCCGCCAAGTAAAGAAAGATAAAGGGAAATATTTCGGTCCGTATCCAAATGTCTACGCTGCAAATGAAGTGAAACGCATTCTAGACCGACTGTATCCACTTCGAAAATGTAGTACATTACCAAATAAAGTGTGTTTGTACTATCATCTCGGACAATGCCTTGCCCCGTGTGTATTTGACGTGGAAGCAAGTAAGTATAAAGAAATGCAAGACGAAATTGTGGCATTCTTAAACGGTGGCTATAAAACCGTTAAAAATGATTTAATGAAAAAAATGCAAGAAGCCGCAGAAAATATGGAATTCGAAAAAGCTGGTGAATTCCGCGACCAAATCAACGCCATCGAAACAACAATGGAAAAACAAAAAATGATGATGAACGATTTCGTTGACCGCGATGTCTTCGGTTACGCCATTGATAAAGGCTGGATGTGCGTCCAAGTATTCTTCATTCGCCAAGGAAAACTCATTGAGCGCGATGTTTCCCAGTTTCCATTTTACAACGATGCTGATGAAGACTTCCTCACATTTATCGGCCAGTTTTATCAAAAAGCAAACCATATCCCACCTAAAGAAATTTATTTGCCAGATGATGTTGATAGCGAAGCCGTTCAAGCCGTCGTTCCCGACACAAAAATCATCGTACCACAGCGCGGAAACAAAAAAGAACTCGTGAAACTTGCTTACAAAAATGCCAAAATCGCTCTAAACGAGAAATTTATGCTACTTGAACGCAACGAAGAACGGACAGTCGGGGCAGTTGAACGACTTGGTGAAGCGATGGGGATTCCAACACCATCACGCGTCGAAGCATTTGATAACTCGAATATTCACGGTACAGATCCCGTTTCTGCAATGGTCACATTCCTAGACGGAAAACCAAGTAAAAACGATTACCGCAAATACAAAATCAAAACCGTGGAAGGACCGGATGATTACGCAACGATGCGAGAAGTTATCCGCCGTCGTTACTGGCGCGTACTTAAAGAAGGCCTACCAATGCCAGATCTAATATTAATTGATGGTGGGAAAGGACAAATTGATAGCGCCAAAGACGTCCTAACAAACGAACTCGGCTTAGATATTCCAGTAGCCGGACTCGCAAAAGACGACAAGCATCGTACTAGCCAACTATTATTCGGTGATCCTTTAGAAATAGTTCCACTCGAAAGAAACAGCCAAGAATTCTATTTACTGCAACGAATGCAAGATGAAGTCCACCGTTTCGCTATCACATTCCACCGCCAACTACGCAGCAAAACAGGGTTCCAGAGCATTCTTGACGGCATTCCTGGCGTAGGACCTGGCCGCAAGAAAAAACTACTGAAACATTTTGGCTCCATGAAGAAATTAAAAGAAGCATCAGTTGAAGAAATTAAAGAAGCTGGCGTTCCACTTAATGTGGCAGAAGAAGTGCATAAACATATAACCGCTTTTAACGAAAAAGCCAAAAATACCGAACAAAAATAG